The following are from one region of the Trichoderma breve strain T069 chromosome 5, whole genome shotgun sequence genome:
- a CDS encoding cyclin domain-containing protein has product MLKTSPILSPSSASPSSFRNASRSSQDSGSSHPSQVPAISPKPAYLRRRLSSQSVAVSVSASSSALSPGHSRHTDASNSDLRSPSRASSSSSPSPSALPTTTTTKVIVTTTTNMGLNDDSHTSRPSPAQAQLYNALSPNKRRLTTASVTPEASSTPPAVASSSSAAPQAPPPTASPQTSKRARPEERPPIILPQKYEFCPVEHLVELIAHMLGELIATNDAIRISSGGLTRFHSRTPPGISVRDYLHRLARHATLTPPLLLAMVYYIDRLCAMYQEFTINTLTVHRFLITAATVAAKGLSDSFWNNTTYARVGGVRVAELRLLELEFLYRVDWRIVPNPEILVAYYQGLVQRAPGYELESDGSTENEDDEIDDDDNEEDVAQ; this is encoded by the exons ATGTTGAAGACATCCCCCattctctccccctccagcGCCTCTCCCTCCAGCTTCCGAAATGCCTCGAGATCCTCTCAAGATTCTGGCTCCTCTCATCCCTCGCAAGTGCCAGCTATAAGCCCCAAGCCGGCGTATCTGCGCCGGCGCCTCTCGTCGCAGTCGGTGGCAGTTTCAgtctcggcctcgtcgtcggcccTGTCTCCTGGCCACTCTCGCCATACCGATGCTTCGAACAGCGATCTTCGATCTCCCTCTCGggcttcctcgtcctcgtccccGTCCCCCTCAGCGCTGCCTACGACGACGACCACTAAGGTGATCgtgacgacgacgaccaaCATGGGCCTCAACGACGATTCGCATACCAGCAGGCCTTCGCCCGCCCAGGCTCAGCTCTACAATGCCCTGTCACCGAACAAGCGTCGACTCACCACTGCTTCAGTCACTCCGGAAGCTTCTTCGACGCCCCCGGCAGTGGCTTCgagctcctccgccgcccCTCAGGCCCCTCCGCCGACCGCTTCTCCCCAGACTTCGAAACGAGCCAGGCCCGAAGAACGACCTCCCATTATCTTGCCCCAGAAATACGAATTCTGTCCAGTAGAGCACCTGGTCGAGCTGATCGCACACATGTTGGGAGAGTTGATTGCCACCAATGACGCCATTCGCATATCAAGCGGTGGTCTGACGCGGTTTCACTCTAG AACCCCCCCTGGCATCTCGGTCAGAGACTATCTCCATCGCCTTGCTCGACATGCCACCCTCACACCACCCCTCCTTCTGGCAATGGTCTATTATATTGACCGACTCTGCGCCATGTACCAAGAATTCACCATAAACACACTCACCGTCCACCGATTCCTCATTACCGCTGCCACGGTTGCCGCCAAGGGCCTGTCCGACTCCTTTTGGAACAATACCACCTACGCACGGGTCGGCGGAGTGCGTGTGGCTGAGCTGAGGCTCCTCGAGCTCGAGTTTCTCTACAGAGTCGACTGGAGAATTGTGCCGAACCCGGAAATCCTTGTGGCTTACTATCAAGGTCTTGTGCAGAGAGCCCCCGGGTACGAGCTCGAATCAGATGGGTCGACCGAgaacgaggacgatgagattgacgacgacgataatgaggaagatgttgcGCAGTAG